The following coding sequences lie in one Streptomyces lydicus genomic window:
- a CDS encoding CPBP family glutamic-type intramembrane protease gives MATQALRDAFVFVPGFVPWNGESPSRFFTLVGAGAVLGAMAVAVCVGNTSVRAAAGRFADGLGLWPASMRQALRWAAVGLAAAAALWAMADLVSYLPGLTSVPAAEDPRDVAVAQTSTLIRFGYGLIAPAPLEELLFRGPLLALWLALLAAQRRGSWMARRWVRWWLTGAATTASAILFAAGHTLGGSVNVAHAAACAVTTTAVTLWQRSLAPAVAAHGLYDACAFAWQ, from the coding sequence ATGGCCACGCAGGCGTTGCGCGACGCGTTCGTCTTCGTGCCCGGATTCGTGCCGTGGAACGGTGAAAGTCCCAGCAGGTTCTTCACGCTCGTGGGAGCGGGGGCAGTGCTCGGCGCTATGGCCGTGGCGGTCTGCGTGGGGAACACCTCGGTGCGCGCGGCCGCAGGCCGGTTCGCCGACGGCCTGGGGCTATGGCCGGCGTCGATGCGTCAGGCGTTGCGGTGGGCGGCGGTAGGGCTCGCCGCCGCGGCGGCCCTATGGGCGATGGCGGATCTCGTTTCCTACCTTCCGGGTCTGACTTCCGTCCCCGCTGCCGAGGACCCGCGGGATGTCGCCGTTGCACAGACCTCTACCCTGATCCGGTTCGGCTACGGACTGATTGCCCCCGCTCCGCTGGAGGAGCTCCTCTTCCGCGGACCGCTGCTGGCGCTGTGGTTGGCCCTCCTCGCGGCACAGCGCCGGGGCAGCTGGATGGCTCGCAGGTGGGTGCGGTGGTGGCTGACGGGAGCCGCCACCACCGCTTCGGCGATCCTTTTCGCCGCCGGACACACTCTGGGCGGGAGCGTCAACGTCGCTCATGCGGCCGCCTGCGCCGTGACCACCACCGCGGTCACCCTGTGGCAGCGATCCCTCGCCCCAGCCGTGGCCGCACACGGGCTCTACGACGCTTGCGCCTTCGCTTGGCAGTGA